The Streptomyces sp. NBC_00224 genome has a window encoding:
- a CDS encoding glucose-1-phosphate cytidylyltransferase, with product MKVVLFCGGYGLRMRSGAADDMPKPMAMVGPRPLIWHVMRYYAYFGHTEFILCLGYGAHHIKNFFLNYEETTSNDFVLRHGRTELLSTDIADWTITFAQTGVESPIGERLRRVRHHLDGEEMFLANYADVLTDAPLPEMIDSFARRDVGASMMVVPPQSSFHCVDLGEDGLVGGITAVSELPLWENGGYFVLRQEVFDHIPENGDLVADGCAELAKRGRLVAHQHRGFWKPTDTVKERAALDDAYARGDRPWAVWERDGAGARA from the coding sequence ATGAAGGTCGTTCTGTTCTGCGGCGGTTACGGGCTGCGGATGCGCAGCGGAGCCGCCGACGACATGCCCAAGCCGATGGCGATGGTCGGCCCGCGGCCGCTGATCTGGCACGTCATGCGCTACTACGCGTACTTCGGGCACACGGAGTTCATCCTGTGCCTCGGGTACGGGGCTCACCACATCAAGAACTTCTTCCTCAACTACGAGGAGACGACGTCCAACGACTTCGTGCTGCGGCACGGGCGGACCGAGCTGCTGTCCACCGACATCGCCGACTGGACGATCACGTTCGCGCAGACAGGCGTCGAGTCGCCGATCGGGGAGCGGCTGCGCCGGGTGCGACACCACCTGGACGGCGAGGAGATGTTCCTCGCCAACTACGCCGACGTGCTCACCGATGCCCCGCTGCCGGAGATGATCGACTCCTTCGCCCGGCGTGACGTCGGGGCGTCGATGATGGTGGTGCCGCCGCAGTCGTCGTTCCACTGCGTGGACCTGGGCGAGGACGGCCTGGTGGGGGGCATCACCGCGGTCAGCGAACTGCCGCTGTGGGAGAACGGCGGCTACTTCGTGCTCCGCCAGGAGGTCTTCGACCACATACCGGAGAACGGGGACCTGGTCGCCGACGGATGTGCCGAACTGGCCAAGCGCGGCAGGCTGGTGGCGCACCAGCACCGCGGCTTCTGGAAGCCGACCGACACTGTGAAGGAGCGGGCCGCCCTCGACGACGCCTACGCCCGGGGCGACCGTCCCTGGGCCGTGTGGGAACGGGACGGCGCGGGGGCAAGGGCGTGA